One window of the Candidatus Chryseobacterium colombiense genome contains the following:
- a CDS encoding NAD(P)H-dependent oxidoreductase — MSFLEKMKSRYTVKKYNPQGTISEEKIQQLKDILQLSPSSINSQPWNFIFVNNFSDLKQPLAEASYWNKEKVLDSNYLIVFQVMKNPDDFENKIEGYLPEGSVNYYKNFVKPKGNAAIKSWLGHQVYLSLGVFLSACAEMGIDSTPMEGIEPEKYDTILNNEKYETLFAVTIGLRAEEDSNQPTITPKTRHEKQEVILEI, encoded by the coding sequence ATGAGCTTTTTAGAAAAAATGAAATCGAGATATACTGTGAAAAAGTATAATCCTCAAGGAACAATAAGTGAAGAAAAAATTCAGCAGTTAAAAGACATTTTACAGCTAAGTCCTTCCTCTATCAACAGTCAGCCATGGAATTTTATTTTTGTAAATAATTTTTCCGATTTAAAGCAACCTTTGGCAGAAGCCTCTTACTGGAACAAGGAAAAAGTTTTGGACAGCAATTATTTAATTGTATTTCAGGTCATGAAAAACCCTGATGATTTTGAAAATAAGATTGAAGGTTATCTTCCTGAAGGAAGTGTGAATTATTATAAAAATTTTGTAAAACCGAAGGGCAATGCTGCCATAAAATCATGGCTGGGTCATCAGGTTTACCTTTCATTGGGAGTCTTCCTTTCAGCATGTGCAGAAATGGGAATAGATTCTACACCAATGGAAGGAATTGAACCAGAAAAGTATGACACTATTTTAAACAATGAAAAGTATGAAACTCTATTTGCGGTTACCATTGGTCTAAGAGCTGAAGAAGACAGCAATCAGCCGACCATTACTCCCAAAACAAGACATGAAAAACAAGAAGTCATTCTTGAGATATAA
- a CDS encoding winged helix-turn-helix transcriptional regulator, giving the protein MYTIDNKVYPCCTSVTMRFIGGKWKAVILVHLKNGPKRYNEVRKLIPTITERTLSLQLKQLEEDHIIDRKVFTEKPPLMVEYTLTDFGKTLLPVLEEITKWGIEASERFKKK; this is encoded by the coding sequence ATGTATACAATAGATAATAAAGTATATCCGTGTTGTACAAGTGTTACCATGCGGTTTATTGGAGGAAAATGGAAAGCGGTAATTCTGGTCCATCTGAAGAATGGTCCCAAAAGATACAATGAAGTGAGAAAATTGATTCCCACGATTACAGAAAGAACATTAAGCCTACAACTGAAGCAATTAGAAGAAGACCATATTATTGATCGAAAGGTTTTTACAGAAAAACCGCCGCTAATGGTAGAATATACATTGACGGATTTTGGGAAAACATTACTTCCTGTTTTGGAAGAAATTACAAAATGGGGAATTGAAGCTTCTGAAAGATTCAAAAAAAAATAA
- a CDS encoding RsmD family RNA methyltransferase, with protein MYRIISGKWKAKKIAAPKNFDVRPTTDFAKEALFSILENTYDMQSVSVLDLFAGIGSITFEFASRGCQDITSVEMNPKHTSFLNSTASELGFSLQVNVQRGDVFDWLKKFRNKKSFEVVFSDAPFEMEEKKYHELISLVLNNKYLKENGILIVEHQSRMKFDHPNLMDTRKYGNVSFSFFKPNQEATTEITE; from the coding sequence ATGTACAGAATCATCTCGGGAAAATGGAAAGCTAAAAAAATAGCCGCTCCGAAAAATTTTGATGTAAGACCAACAACGGATTTTGCAAAAGAGGCGCTATTCAGTATTTTGGAAAATACATATGATATGCAGTCGGTTTCCGTGCTGGATTTATTCGCAGGAATTGGCTCTATAACCTTTGAATTTGCTTCCAGAGGATGTCAGGACATTACTTCTGTAGAAATGAATCCCAAACACACCAGCTTTCTGAATTCCACAGCTTCTGAATTAGGATTTAGCTTACAGGTTAACGTTCAGAGAGGGGATGTTTTTGACTGGCTAAAGAAGTTTAGAAATAAAAAGTCATTTGAGGTCGTATTTTCTGACGCCCCTTTCGAAATGGAAGAAAAAAAATACCACGAATTGATTTCTTTAGTATTAAACAATAAATATCTAAAAGAAAACGGCATACTGATCGTGGAGCATCAAAGCCGAATGAAATTTGACCATCCGAATTTAATGGATACCCGAAAATACGGAAACGTAAGCTTCAGCTTTTTTAAACCTAATCAGGAAGCGACTACAGAAATAACAGAATAA
- a CDS encoding DUF3822 family protein codes for MNVLNLLFTKDGLIFQIARNKSIVEEKSYFVDEETPENFISHKLDEVLGKQKFDEIQVISALNHFTLMPEGFSEHDAGFDLIAFNAPVDKDNEELMLSVNKKFKVQFYYTFPKHFYQKIKSLGIPVHFNFSGEKFLNAIHNKSNKEIHINLYHNQCEFFAIDDKKIILYNNLDVNSEVDFLYFVMFTLSKIGFGINETSFFAYGETTENETFISELQKFVKNLKIVFDNIPNKNFILN; via the coding sequence ATGAACGTACTTAATTTACTTTTTACCAAAGACGGACTGATCTTCCAAATTGCTAGAAATAAAAGCATTGTGGAAGAAAAATCTTATTTCGTAGACGAAGAAACTCCGGAAAATTTCATCTCACATAAACTGGATGAAGTGTTGGGTAAACAAAAATTTGATGAAATTCAGGTAATTTCAGCCTTGAATCACTTTACTTTAATGCCGGAAGGATTTTCTGAGCATGATGCAGGATTTGACTTAATTGCTTTTAACGCTCCTGTTGATAAGGATAACGAAGAGCTTATGCTTTCTGTCAATAAAAAATTCAAGGTTCAGTTTTATTACACTTTTCCAAAACATTTTTATCAGAAAATAAAGAGTCTAGGGATACCTGTTCATTTTAATTTTTCAGGGGAAAAGTTTTTAAATGCTATTCATAATAAAAGCAATAAAGAAATTCACATCAACCTATACCATAATCAGTGTGAGTTTTTTGCTATTGATGATAAAAAAATCATCTTATATAATAATCTGGATGTCAATTCAGAAGTTGATTTTCTTTATTTTGTGATGTTCACTTTAAGTAAAATAGGTTTTGGAATTAATGAAACCAGCTTTTTTGCCTACGGTGAAACCACAGAGAATGAAACCTTTATTTCAGAATTACAAAAGTTTGTAAAGAATCTGAAAATCGTTTTTGATAATATTCCTAATAAAAATTTTATTTTAAATTAG
- a CDS encoding Smr/MutS family protein codes for MKIGDKVSVVDEDLNGVITSVHGNIVVFKDEYGFTHQYQKEKLVPKISDFYEKVEIIKKAEPKKNISKKHQKNHLVLDLHFHNLVKNPNDYDSFERLFIQKEKLVETLEFCRKNHLKRLEIVHGIGDGILQKLVWDTLESQTNLDFYNKEILHHQSGAVMVEFH; via the coding sequence ATGAAGATTGGAGACAAAGTTTCTGTGGTAGATGAAGATTTAAACGGAGTAATAACTTCCGTTCATGGAAATATTGTAGTGTTTAAAGATGAATATGGCTTTACCCATCAATATCAGAAAGAGAAACTGGTTCCGAAAATTTCAGATTTTTATGAAAAGGTAGAAATCATAAAAAAAGCCGAACCTAAAAAAAATATTTCTAAAAAACATCAGAAAAACCATTTGGTGTTAGACCTGCATTTTCATAATTTAGTTAAGAATCCTAATGATTATGATAGTTTTGAAAGATTGTTTATTCAAAAGGAAAAACTGGTGGAAACCCTGGAATTCTGCAGAAAAAATCATCTTAAAAGGCTGGAAATCGTACACGGAATTGGTGACGGAATTTTACAGAAGTTGGTTTGGGATACTTTGGAAAGTCAGACCAATCTCGATTTTTACAATAAGGAAATACTTCATCATCAATCGGGTGCAGTAATGGTAGAATTTCACTAA
- a CDS encoding metallophosphoesterase family protein, which translates to MTRILLLSDSHSYIDDRILEYAQHSDEIWHGGDFGSMEVIEQLEKIKPLKGVYGNIDNAKIRSEFPEVNRFFCEEVEIVMIHIGGYPGKYTPLAKKEISEKAPNLFISGHSHILKAMFDEKNNLLHLNPGACGKQGWHKMRTMMRFVIDGAEIKDLEVIELGPK; encoded by the coding sequence ATGACCAGAATATTACTACTATCCGACTCTCATTCCTATATCGATGACCGAATTTTAGAATACGCTCAGCACTCTGATGAAATATGGCATGGCGGAGATTTCGGAAGTATGGAAGTCATTGAACAGCTTGAGAAAATCAAACCTTTGAAAGGAGTTTACGGAAATATTGACAACGCTAAAATTCGTTCTGAATTTCCTGAAGTAAACCGTTTTTTCTGTGAAGAAGTTGAAATTGTGATGATTCATATTGGTGGATATCCCGGAAAATATACTCCTTTAGCTAAAAAAGAGATTTCTGAAAAAGCACCGAATTTATTTATTTCCGGACATTCTCATATTTTGAAGGCGATGTTTGATGAAAAAAATAATTTGCTTCACCTCAATCCCGGAGCTTGCGGTAAGCAAGGTTGGCACAAAATGAGGACCATGATGCGTTTTGTGATTGATGGTGCAGAAATAAAGGATCTGGAGGTCATTGAGCTGGGACCGAAATAA